The following are encoded in a window of Pan troglodytes isolate AG18354 chromosome 4, NHGRI_mPanTro3-v2.0_pri, whole genome shotgun sequence genomic DNA:
- the RETREG1 gene encoding reticulophagy regulator 1 isoform X1: protein MTHIHAVTSPQLRSLQAEVSWEVINSKPDERPRLSHCIAESWMNFSIFLQEMSLFKQQSPGKFCLLVCSVCTFFTILGSYIPGVILSYLLLLCAFLCPLFKCNDIGQKIYSKIKSVLLKLDFGIGEYINQKKRERSEADKEKSHKDDSELDFSALCPKISLTVAAKELSVSDTDVSEVSWTDNGTFNLSEGYTPQTDTSDDLDRPSEEVFSRDLSDFPSLENGMGTNDEDELSLGLPTELKRKKERLDSGHRPSKETQSAAGLTLPLNSDQTFHLMSNLAGDVITAAVTAAIKDQLEGVQQALSQAAPIPEEDTDTEEGDDFELLDQSELDQIESELGLTQDQEAEAQQNKKSSGFLSNLLGGH from the exons CTGGGAAGTTATCAATTCCAAACCAGATGAAAGACCCAGGCTCAGCCACTGTATTGCAGAATCATGGATGAATTTCAGCATATTTCTTCAAGAAATGTCTCTTTTTAAACAGCAGAGCCCTGGCAAG ttttgtcTCCTGGTCTGTAGTGTGTGCACATTTTTTACGATCTTGGGAAGTTACATTCCTGGGGTTATACTCAGCTATCTACTGT taCTGTGTGCATTTTTGTGTCCATTGTTTAAATGTAATGATATTGGACAAAAAATTTACAGCAAAATTAAGTCAGTTCTGCTGAAACTGGATTTTGGAATTGGAGAATATATTAATCAGAAGAAACGTGAGAGATCTG aagcagataaagaaaaaagtcacaaagATGACAGTGAATTAGACTTTTCAGCTCTTTGTCCTAAG ATTAGCCTCACGGTTGCTGCCAAAGAGTTATCTGTGTCTGACACAGACGTCTCAGAGGTATCCTGGACTGATAATGGGACCTTCAACCTTTCAGAAGGATACACTCCACAGACAGACACTTCTGATG ATCTTGACCGACCTAGTGAGGAAGTTTTCTCTAGAGATCTTTCAGATTTTCCATCTCTAGAAAATGGCATGGGAACAAATGATGAAGATGAATTAAGCCTTGGTTTGCCCACTGAgctcaagagaaagaaggaacggTTGGACAGTGGTCACAGACCAAGCAAAGAGACGCAATCAGCAGCTGGTCTCACCCTTCCTCTGAACAGTGACCAAACCTTTCACCTGATGAGCAACCTGGCTGGGGATGTTATCACAGCTGCAGTGACTGCAGCTATCAAAGACCAGTTAGAGGGTGTGCAGCAAGCACTTTCTCAGGCTGCCCCCATCCCAGAAGAGGACACAGACACTGAAGAAGGTGATGACTTTGAACTACTTGACCAGTCAGAGCTGGATCAAATTGAGAGTGAATTGGGACTTACACAAGACCAGGAAGCAGAAGCACAGCAAAATAAGAAGTCTTCAGGTTTCCTTTCAAATCTGCTGGGAGGCCATTAA
- the RETREG1 gene encoding reticulophagy regulator 1 isoform X2, with translation MPEGEDFGPGKSWEVINSKPDERPRLSHCIAESWMNFSIFLQEMSLFKQQSPGKFCLLVCSVCTFFTILGSYIPGVILSYLLLLCAFLCPLFKCNDIGQKIYSKIKSVLLKLDFGIGEYINQKKRERSEADKEKSHKDDSELDFSALCPKISLTVAAKELSVSDTDVSEVSWTDNGTFNLSEGYTPQTDTSDDLDRPSEEVFSRDLSDFPSLENGMGTNDEDELSLGLPTELKRKKERLDSGHRPSKETQSAAGLTLPLNSDQTFHLMSNLAGDVITAAVTAAIKDQLEGVQQALSQAAPIPEEDTDTEEGDDFELLDQSELDQIESELGLTQDQEAEAQQNKKSSGFLSNLLGGH, from the exons CTGGGAAGTTATCAATTCCAAACCAGATGAAAGACCCAGGCTCAGCCACTGTATTGCAGAATCATGGATGAATTTCAGCATATTTCTTCAAGAAATGTCTCTTTTTAAACAGCAGAGCCCTGGCAAG ttttgtcTCCTGGTCTGTAGTGTGTGCACATTTTTTACGATCTTGGGAAGTTACATTCCTGGGGTTATACTCAGCTATCTACTGT taCTGTGTGCATTTTTGTGTCCATTGTTTAAATGTAATGATATTGGACAAAAAATTTACAGCAAAATTAAGTCAGTTCTGCTGAAACTGGATTTTGGAATTGGAGAATATATTAATCAGAAGAAACGTGAGAGATCTG aagcagataaagaaaaaagtcacaaagATGACAGTGAATTAGACTTTTCAGCTCTTTGTCCTAAG ATTAGCCTCACGGTTGCTGCCAAAGAGTTATCTGTGTCTGACACAGACGTCTCAGAGGTATCCTGGACTGATAATGGGACCTTCAACCTTTCAGAAGGATACACTCCACAGACAGACACTTCTGATG ATCTTGACCGACCTAGTGAGGAAGTTTTCTCTAGAGATCTTTCAGATTTTCCATCTCTAGAAAATGGCATGGGAACAAATGATGAAGATGAATTAAGCCTTGGTTTGCCCACTGAgctcaagagaaagaaggaacggTTGGACAGTGGTCACAGACCAAGCAAAGAGACGCAATCAGCAGCTGGTCTCACCCTTCCTCTGAACAGTGACCAAACCTTTCACCTGATGAGCAACCTGGCTGGGGATGTTATCACAGCTGCAGTGACTGCAGCTATCAAAGACCAGTTAGAGGGTGTGCAGCAAGCACTTTCTCAGGCTGCCCCCATCCCAGAAGAGGACACAGACACTGAAGAAGGTGATGACTTTGAACTACTTGACCAGTCAGAGCTGGATCAAATTGAGAGTGAATTGGGACTTACACAAGACCAGGAAGCAGAAGCACAGCAAAATAAGAAGTCTTCAGGTTTCCTTTCAAATCTGCTGGGAGGCCATTAA